One Pseudomonas tolaasii NCPPB 2192 genomic window carries:
- a CDS encoding GNAT family N-acetyltransferase: MEPILELESARLVLRQWRDSDLTEFARMCADPQVMRYFPARLSHLESAALIGRIRGHFAEYGFGLWALQRKDTGEFIGLTGLQNVSFEADFTPAVEIGWRLAREHWGLGYASEAAWTALRCGFDRLQLDEILAFTTEANLPSQKVMQAIGMHYDPQADFEHPKVAADDPLRHHVLYRITRAQWLDTLHG, translated from the coding sequence ATGGAGCCGATACTGGAATTGGAAAGCGCAAGGCTGGTGTTGCGCCAATGGCGCGACAGCGACCTGACGGAATTTGCGCGCATGTGCGCCGACCCGCAGGTGATGCGTTATTTCCCGGCCAGGCTGAGCCACCTGGAAAGCGCGGCGCTGATCGGCCGGATTCGCGGGCACTTTGCCGAATACGGCTTTGGCTTGTGGGCCTTGCAACGCAAGGACACCGGCGAGTTCATCGGCCTGACCGGGCTGCAAAACGTCAGTTTTGAAGCTGATTTCACCCCGGCGGTGGAAATCGGCTGGCGCCTGGCCCGCGAACATTGGGGCCTGGGTTACGCCAGCGAAGCGGCATGGACCGCGTTGCGCTGCGGCTTCGATCGCCTGCAACTGGACGAAATCCTCGCCTTTACCACTGAAGCCAATCTGCCATCACAAAAAGTCATGCAGGCCATCGGTATGCATTACGATCCCCAGGCAGATTTTGAACACCCCAAGGTCGCGGCCGATGACCCGCTGCGCCATCATGTGTTGTACCGCATCACCCGCGCCCAATGGTTGGACACGCTGCACGGATAA
- a CDS encoding histone deacetylase family protein, which produces MPLPLIYHDDYSPEFPADHRFPMDKFRLLRDHLVASGLTDDSQLLRPDLCPPQILALAHDTGYIERYMGGELSREDQRRLGLPWNEALARRTVRAVGGSILAAEQALEHGLACHLAGGTHHAHYDYPAGFCIFNDLAVISHYLLASGRVNRVLIFDCDVHQGDGTARILHDTPDAITVSLHCEKNFPARKAQSDWDIPLPMGMGDADYLKVVDDALNYLLPLYQPDLVLYDAGVDVHKDDALGYLKLTDSGVAARDESVMRHCLGRDIPVMGVIGGGYSKDRPALARRHGILHHSAQRVWTSSGCH; this is translated from the coding sequence ATGCCACTGCCCCTGATCTACCACGATGACTACAGCCCCGAGTTCCCGGCGGACCATCGCTTCCCCATGGACAAGTTTCGCCTGTTGCGCGACCACCTGGTGGCCAGCGGCCTGACGGACGACAGCCAATTGCTGCGCCCCGACCTTTGCCCACCCCAGATTCTGGCCCTGGCCCATGACACCGGGTATATCGAACGCTACATGGGCGGCGAGTTGTCCCGCGAAGACCAACGGCGCCTTGGCCTGCCATGGAACGAAGCCCTGGCCCGGCGCACGGTGCGCGCGGTCGGTGGTTCGATCCTCGCCGCCGAGCAGGCGCTGGAGCACGGCCTGGCCTGCCACCTGGCGGGCGGCACCCATCACGCCCACTACGATTACCCGGCCGGTTTTTGCATCTTCAATGACCTCGCAGTGATCAGCCACTATCTGCTGGCCAGCGGGCGGGTCAACCGCGTGTTGATCTTCGATTGCGACGTGCATCAGGGTGACGGCACCGCGCGTATCCTCCACGACACCCCCGACGCGATCACCGTGTCGCTGCACTGCGAAAAGAACTTCCCCGCGCGCAAAGCCCAGAGCGACTGGGACATCCCGCTGCCGATGGGCATGGGCGATGCCGACTACCTCAAGGTTGTGGATGACGCGCTCAACTACTTGCTGCCCCTCTATCAACCCGACCTGGTGCTCTACGACGCCGGCGTGGATGTGCACAAGGACGACGCCCTCGGTTACCTCAAGCTGACCGACTCCGGCGTCGCCGCCCGCGACGAAAGCGTGATGCGCCACTGCCTGGGCCGTGACATTCCGGTGATGGGCGTAATCGGCGGCGGCTACAGCAAGGACCGCCCGGCCCTGGCCCGCCGCCACGGCATCCTGCACCACAGCGCGCAACGGGTGTGGACGTCATCAGGCTGTCATTGA
- a CDS encoding type III effector HrpK domain-containing protein, with protein sequence MATYKIGTVTNPGNDDALKKVAATFEAAMARAVAGFKDTAKPGNFKVLASGVTDNTKDQKIADVMATGDQEAIKRLDDPNLADISNTGVPLADIASITKISDNVLDLKTRDGQDIIIIKQMTPYLFDGMAGKVDAVNALNTSKADGYRIAQAGDTAPGLGDYSAIGPVDEIGPGFIRYETVSGDKVVVSREVNPDLYNQVAGDGQTWGLINDSKNAGYTLADASETGSVSLVGTPEELGHGLIRYETASGDKVIVSQAISPDLYASVVKESNGIFNVGGAVDTNWIDNSQYANPKDWDKIVGNTSGTPTQEERDLDRPRAAAKMLSDNWDKWGMHDRPIDFANPPADLPPEAQACLKYLAGSPSLMNALDSGGLGGSDGVITHSNVDSFISQSNKDLSAASKSYSTFLSKNPGATELAKENAKSAALVMANISLVSSAGPAMEGPNQRANNGSLTTDNLNAIKNDSGLSPELTGAAGYWSTPGMMRTLDMAGDLPATATADGITQQKNLGAWLENQAPTDDHGVLMMLSNASIRSSVADVDTSKLTQDVLQNPQNYDGKTKTAVMLELSDARARLASSDKVGDGDLYAGITADSEYHLNPTKSKVSDQLDAAVNQLASDPDVKTFMAQNQAGGMKDIVNSDPAIKTEMQHYQDSQINSGNVINTALATKDSNGNPVSLIDGLSLAGTDATLTDMALGGNGSVDLEAIADKSGKSADIQQYFQDHIVSGQDLQNGLAAPNADPMTVIGQYAANASLLKEFLGDKVSAQDSSTVQQYVNQAVSDSLVNGANDDVLKSAFGDANGNFDEAKTTAILNQAMADNPDMFKDSTGAQIKPQDVISLIRSMWDVNRQTQKISDVLPKAVDGLNLNASDAYKQGLLHIGSALLAGGVLAARSATGGNSPADNAGRVAAGMQFAGLITEGGTKYAKEAGYGMAWKPTPIDPSKPQGIGDFPTGKMVQNTDGLNKLGNLGKIVGGAGSFIGGVFGLISGVNSAFAGDKLNAGFSLTSGALGTGAAVASIIEGGAGLFGVADAAAIAGTFAGVLGWAAAGVGIITSFVFPIIEVVKREKQQDQFFGALVPVLDQYGLTGGPITQSDRDAEYPPNTNTGFA encoded by the coding sequence ATGGCAACCTACAAAATCGGCACCGTTACAAACCCCGGCAATGACGACGCCCTGAAAAAAGTCGCGGCCACCTTTGAAGCCGCCATGGCCCGCGCCGTGGCAGGTTTTAAAGACACCGCCAAACCCGGCAACTTCAAAGTGCTGGCCAGCGGCGTCACCGACAACACCAAAGACCAGAAGATCGCCGACGTCATGGCCACCGGCGACCAGGAGGCGATCAAACGCCTCGACGACCCGAACCTCGCCGACATCAGCAACACCGGCGTGCCTCTGGCTGACATTGCCAGCATTACCAAGATTTCCGACAACGTGCTGGACCTGAAAACCCGCGACGGCCAGGACATCATCATTATCAAACAGATGACGCCCTACCTTTTCGACGGCATGGCCGGCAAAGTCGATGCCGTCAACGCGCTGAACACCAGCAAGGCCGACGGCTACCGCATTGCCCAGGCGGGCGACACCGCGCCGGGCCTGGGTGACTACAGCGCCATCGGCCCTGTGGATGAAATCGGCCCGGGCTTTATCCGCTACGAAACCGTGTCGGGCGACAAGGTGGTGGTCAGCCGCGAAGTGAACCCCGACCTGTACAACCAAGTGGCTGGCGATGGCCAGACCTGGGGCCTGATCAACGACAGCAAAAACGCCGGCTACACCCTCGCCGACGCCAGCGAAACCGGCAGCGTGAGCCTGGTGGGCACGCCCGAAGAACTCGGCCACGGCCTGATCCGTTACGAAACCGCGTCCGGCGACAAGGTCATCGTGTCCCAGGCCATCAGCCCCGACCTGTATGCCTCGGTGGTCAAGGAGTCCAACGGCATCTTCAACGTCGGCGGCGCCGTGGACACCAACTGGATCGACAACTCCCAATACGCCAACCCCAAGGATTGGGACAAGATCGTCGGCAACACCAGCGGCACGCCGACCCAGGAAGAACGCGACCTCGACCGCCCGCGTGCGGCGGCGAAGATGCTCAGCGACAACTGGGATAAATGGGGCATGCACGACCGCCCCATCGACTTCGCCAACCCGCCCGCCGACCTGCCGCCCGAAGCCCAGGCCTGCCTCAAATACCTGGCCGGCAGCCCGAGCCTGATGAACGCCCTCGACAGCGGCGGCCTCGGCGGCAGCGACGGCGTGATTACCCACAGCAACGTGGACAGTTTCATCAGCCAGTCGAACAAGGATCTGTCGGCCGCCTCAAAGTCCTACAGCACGTTCCTCAGCAAAAACCCGGGCGCCACCGAGCTGGCCAAGGAAAACGCCAAGTCCGCCGCACTGGTCATGGCCAATATCTCGCTGGTCAGCAGCGCCGGCCCCGCCATGGAAGGCCCGAACCAGCGCGCCAACAATGGCAGCCTGACCACCGATAACCTCAATGCCATCAAAAACGACAGCGGCCTGAGTCCGGAACTGACCGGCGCCGCCGGTTATTGGTCCACCCCCGGCATGATGCGCACCCTCGACATGGCCGGTGACCTGCCCGCCACCGCCACCGCCGACGGCATCACCCAGCAGAAAAACCTCGGCGCGTGGCTGGAGAACCAGGCCCCCACCGACGACCACGGCGTATTGATGATGCTCAGCAACGCGTCGATCCGCAGCTCGGTGGCTGACGTCGACACCTCGAAGCTGACCCAGGACGTGCTGCAGAATCCGCAAAACTATGACGGCAAAACCAAAACCGCCGTGATGCTCGAACTCAGCGACGCCCGCGCGCGCCTGGCGTCCAGCGATAAAGTGGGCGACGGCGACCTGTACGCCGGGATCACCGCCGACAGCGAGTACCACCTCAACCCGACCAAATCCAAGGTCTCCGACCAGTTGGACGCGGCCGTCAACCAGCTGGCTTCGGACCCGGACGTGAAGACCTTCATGGCCCAGAACCAGGCTGGCGGCATGAAAGACATCGTCAACAGCGACCCGGCGATCAAAACCGAAATGCAGCACTACCAGGACAGCCAGATCAACAGCGGCAACGTGATCAACACCGCGCTGGCCACCAAAGACAGCAATGGCAACCCGGTGTCGCTGATCGACGGCCTGAGCCTGGCCGGCACCGACGCCACCCTGACCGACATGGCCCTGGGCGGCAACGGCAGCGTGGACCTGGAGGCGATTGCCGACAAATCCGGCAAGTCGGCCGACATTCAACAGTACTTCCAGGACCATATCGTCAGCGGCCAGGACCTGCAAAACGGCCTCGCCGCGCCGAATGCCGACCCGATGACCGTGATCGGCCAGTACGCGGCCAACGCCTCGCTGCTCAAGGAATTCCTCGGCGACAAGGTCTCGGCGCAGGACTCGTCCACCGTGCAGCAATACGTCAACCAGGCGGTGTCCGACAGCCTGGTCAACGGCGCCAATGACGACGTGCTCAAAAGCGCGTTCGGCGACGCGAACGGTAATTTCGACGAGGCCAAGACCACCGCCATCCTCAACCAGGCGATGGCCGACAACCCGGACATGTTCAAAGACTCCACCGGCGCGCAGATCAAGCCGCAGGACGTGATTTCGCTGATCCGCTCGATGTGGGACGTCAACCGCCAGACCCAGAAGATCAGCGACGTGCTGCCCAAAGCCGTGGACGGCCTGAACCTCAATGCCAGCGACGCCTACAAGCAAGGCCTGCTGCACATCGGCAGCGCCCTGCTGGCGGGCGGTGTATTGGCGGCGCGTTCGGCCACCGGCGGCAACAGCCCGGCGGACAATGCCGGGCGCGTGGCGGCGGGCATGCAGTTCGCCGGGTTGATCACCGAAGGCGGCACCAAGTACGCCAAGGAAGCCGGGTACGGCATGGCCTGGAAACCCACGCCGATTGACCCGAGCAAACCCCAGGGCATCGGCGACTTCCCGACCGGGAAAATGGTGCAGAACACCGACGGCCTCAACAAACTCGGCAACCTGGGCAAAATCGTCGGCGGCGCCGGCAGCTTCATCGGCGGCGTGTTCGGCCTGATCAGCGGGGTCAACAGCGCCTTCGCCGGTGACAAGCTCAACGCCGGTTTCTCCCTCACCAGCGGCGCCCTCGGCACCGGCGCGGCGGTCGCCTCGATCATCGAAGGCGGCGCCGGGCTGTTTGGCGTGGCGGACGCGGCTGCCATCGCCGGTACCTTCGCCGGTGTGCTGGGCTGGGCGGCGGCGGGCGTGGGCATCATCACCTCGTTCGTGTTCCCGATCATCGAAGTGGTCAAGCGTGAGAAACAACAGGACCAGTTCTTCGGCGCCCTGGTGCCGGTGCTGGACCAATACGGCCTGACCGGCGGCCCGATCACCCAGTCCGACCGCGATGCGGAGTACCCGCCTAACACCAACACTGGCTTTGCCTGA
- a CDS encoding TIGR03862 family flavoprotein — translation MSTTSSHVAIIGGGPAGLMAAEVLSQAGVRVELYDGMPSVGRKFLLAGVGGMNITHSEDYPAFLSRYAERAPHMAPLLRAFGAEALCEWIHGLGIETFVGTSGRVFPTDMKAAPLLRAWLKRLRDQGVVIHTRHRWTGWSADGGLLIHSPDGEKTVHSDAVLLALGGGSWSRLGSDGAWLKLLEDKGVPYAPLQPSNCGFEVSQWSALMVSKFAGAPLKNVAIGLDDDTPRLGECVVTASGIEGSLIYALSAPIRKAINRDGAATVHIDLLPSKPLHKVQAALAKPRGSRSMSKHLHSQLGLDGVKAALLRELAAAEHFNDPAQLAVDIKALPLTLVKTRPMDEAISTAGGVPFEALDERLMLKQLPGVFCAGEMLDWEAPTGGYLLTGCFASGRVAGRGLLEWLNR, via the coding sequence ATGTCCACCACCTCCTCCCACGTCGCCATTATCGGCGGCGGCCCTGCCGGGCTGATGGCCGCCGAAGTCTTGAGCCAGGCGGGTGTGCGGGTGGAGCTGTATGACGGCATGCCATCAGTGGGGCGCAAGTTCCTGCTGGCGGGAGTGGGCGGCATGAACATCACCCATTCCGAAGACTACCCGGCATTTCTGTCGCGCTACGCCGAGCGGGCGCCGCACATGGCGCCGCTGTTGCGTGCGTTTGGCGCAGAGGCGTTGTGCGAGTGGATTCACGGGCTGGGCATCGAGACCTTTGTCGGCACCTCAGGCCGTGTGTTTCCGACGGACATGAAAGCAGCTCCCCTGCTGCGTGCATGGCTTAAACGCCTGCGCGATCAAGGCGTGGTTATCCACACCCGGCATCGCTGGACCGGCTGGAGTGCTGATGGCGGCTTACTTATCCACAGCCCGGACGGCGAAAAAACCGTGCACAGCGATGCCGTGTTGCTGGCCTTGGGCGGCGGCAGTTGGTCACGCCTGGGTTCCGACGGCGCCTGGCTCAAGCTGCTGGAAGATAAGGGCGTGCCCTACGCGCCGCTGCAACCGAGCAACTGTGGTTTCGAGGTGTCGCAGTGGAGCGCGTTGATGGTCAGCAAATTTGCCGGCGCACCGTTGAAAAACGTCGCCATCGGTTTGGACGACGACACGCCGCGGCTAGGCGAGTGCGTGGTCACTGCCAGCGGCATCGAAGGCAGCTTGATCTACGCGCTGTCGGCGCCGATTCGCAAGGCGATCAACCGTGATGGCGCGGCGACGGTGCACATCGACCTGCTGCCGAGCAAGCCGCTGCACAAGGTGCAGGCCGCCCTGGCCAAGCCGCGTGGGTCGCGATCGATGAGCAAGCATTTGCACAGTCAGTTAGGGTTGGACGGGGTGAAAGCCGCGCTACTGCGAGAGTTGGCAGCCGCCGAGCACTTCAATGACCCGGCGCAACTGGCGGTGGACATCAAGGCGCTGCCCCTGACCCTGGTGAAAACCCGGCCAATGGACGAAGCGATCAGCACTGCAGGCGGCGTGCCGTTTGAAGCGTTGGATGAGCGCTTGATGCTCAAGCAACTGCCGGGGGTGTTTTGTGCCGGCGAAATGCTGGACTGGGAAGCGCCGACCGGGGGGTATTTGCTGACGGGGTGTTTTGCCAGTGGGCGGGTGGCCGGGCGGGGTCTGCTGGAGTGGCTTAACCGCTGA
- a CDS encoding DEAD/DEAH box helicase produces MTFATLGLIEPLLRALETLGYQTPTPVQAQAIPAVLAGRDLMAAAQTGTGKTAGFALPLLQLLTMEGPKVAANSARALILCPTRELAEQVHASVAEYAQHLPLTTYAVYGGVSINPQMMKLRKGVDILVATPGRLIDLFRQNALKLNQLQTLVLDEADRMLDLGFSEELANIYRMLPKKRQTLLFSATFSDDIRLLAGQMLNDPLSIEVSPRNVAANTVKQWIVPVDKKRKPELFVHLMRKGRWKQVLVFAKTRNGVDALVDKLQGLGVNADGIHGDKPQATRQRALDRFKASEVQILVATDVAARGLDIEDLPLVVNFDLPIVAEDYIHRIGRTGRAGNTGEAISLVCADEVNMLSAIEMLTRQTLTRKMEPEFEPEHRVPETDASGQVVKKPKKPKKPKASGGGGKRNLGKWVDSGDVAPAEPSIKPVRKVPVFNTGPRKKK; encoded by the coding sequence ATGACTTTCGCCACCCTTGGCCTGATCGAACCCTTGCTGCGCGCCCTTGAGACGCTTGGCTACCAGACCCCGACGCCGGTGCAGGCGCAAGCCATTCCGGCGGTGCTGGCCGGTCGCGACCTGATGGCCGCAGCCCAGACCGGCACCGGCAAGACTGCCGGTTTCGCCCTGCCGCTGTTGCAACTGCTGACCATGGAAGGGCCGAAAGTCGCCGCCAACTCGGCGCGCGCGCTGATTCTGTGCCCGACCCGCGAGCTGGCCGAGCAGGTTCACGCCAGCGTCGCCGAATACGCCCAGCACCTGCCGCTGACCACTTACGCGGTGTACGGCGGCGTGAGCATCAACCCGCAGATGATGAAGCTGCGCAAGGGCGTCGACATTCTGGTCGCAACGCCGGGTCGCCTGATCGACCTGTTCCGCCAGAACGCGCTGAAACTCAACCAGCTGCAAACCCTGGTGCTGGACGAAGCCGACCGCATGCTCGACCTGGGCTTCTCCGAAGAGCTGGCGAACATCTACCGCATGCTGCCGAAAAAGCGCCAGACACTGCTGTTCTCCGCAACCTTCTCCGATGATATCCGCCTGCTGGCCGGGCAGATGCTCAACGACCCGCTGAGCATTGAAGTGAGCCCGCGCAACGTGGCCGCCAACACGGTCAAACAGTGGATCGTGCCGGTGGACAAGAAGCGCAAGCCGGAGCTGTTTGTGCACCTGATGCGCAAGGGCCGCTGGAAGCAGGTGCTGGTGTTCGCCAAAACCCGTAACGGCGTGGATGCACTGGTGGACAAGTTGCAGGGCCTGGGCGTGAACGCCGACGGCATCCACGGCGACAAACCGCAAGCCACACGCCAGCGTGCGCTCGACCGTTTCAAGGCCAGCGAAGTGCAGATTCTGGTGGCTACCGACGTGGCGGCCCGTGGTCTGGATATCGAGGACTTGCCGCTGGTGGTCAACTTTGACCTGCCGATCGTGGCCGAAGATTACATCCACCGTATTGGCCGTACCGGCCGCGCGGGCAACACCGGTGAGGCGATTTCCCTGGTGTGCGCCGATGAAGTGAACATGCTCTCGGCCATCGAGATGCTGACCCGCCAGACCTTGACCCGCAAGATGGAGCCGGAGTTCGAACCGGAGCACCGCGTGCCGGAAACCGATGCCAGCGGGCAGGTGGTGAAGAAACCGAAGAAACCGAAAAAGCCCAAGGCCTCGGGTGGTGGCGGCAAGCGTAACCTGGGCAAGTGGGTGGACAGCGGGGACGTGGCGCCGGCGGAGCCTTCGATCAAGCCGGTGCGCAAGGTGCCGGTGTTCAATACCGGGCCGCGCAAGAAGAAGTGA
- the yedA gene encoding drug/metabolite exporter YedA codes for MPGLRRFPLPLIAAFFALYVIWGSTYLVIRIGVEYWPPLMLGGIRFLLAGLAMYGYLRWRGAPAPTWVQWKAAAKIGVLLLTFGNGAVTVAEHTGVASGVAALAVATVPLFTLLCGYFWGARNTRLEWAGVVLGIIGIAMLNMGSNLQSSPTGAMLLLFAAASWAFGSVWSKHLPLPAGAMASAAEMIVAGVLLLVGSALTGERLHAIPPIEGWLALAYLAVFGSIIAFNAYMYLLKHVRPAAATSYAYVNPAVAVLLGIVFVGETIGKEEALAMLVIISAVVLIGLPQWRKPKPEIR; via the coding sequence ATGCCTGGCTTACGTCGCTTCCCTTTGCCGTTGATCGCCGCCTTTTTTGCGTTGTATGTGATTTGGGGTTCCACCTACCTGGTGATCCGCATTGGCGTGGAGTACTGGCCGCCGTTGATGCTGGGCGGGATTCGCTTTTTGCTGGCCGGCTTGGCGATGTATGGCTATTTGCGCTGGCGCGGTGCGCCGGCGCCGACCTGGGTGCAGTGGAAGGCGGCGGCCAAGATCGGCGTGTTGCTGCTGACCTTCGGCAACGGCGCGGTGACGGTGGCCGAGCACACCGGGGTCGCCTCCGGTGTAGCCGCGCTGGCGGTGGCGACGGTGCCATTGTTTACCTTGCTGTGCGGGTATTTCTGGGGCGCGCGTAATACGCGTCTGGAGTGGGCCGGGGTGGTGCTGGGGATTATCGGCATTGCCATGCTCAACATGGGCTCCAACCTGCAGTCGAGCCCGACCGGGGCGATGCTGCTGCTGTTCGCTGCCGCGTCCTGGGCTTTCGGTTCGGTGTGGAGCAAGCACTTGCCGCTGCCTGCCGGCGCCATGGCCAGTGCGGCGGAAATGATCGTCGCCGGTGTGTTGCTGCTGGTGGGCAGCGCCTTGACCGGCGAACGCCTGCATGCCATTCCGCCGATTGAAGGCTGGCTGGCCCTGGCTTACCTGGCGGTGTTCGGCTCGATCATCGCCTTCAATGCCTATATGTACCTGCTCAAGCACGTGCGCCCGGCCGCGGCGACCAGCTATGCCTATGTGAACCCGGCGGTGGCGGTGTTGTTGGGCATCGTCTTCGTGGGCGAAACCATCGGCAAGGAAGAGGCGTTGGCAATGTTGGTGATCATCAGTGCCGTGGTGTTGATCGGCTTGCCCCAGTGGCGCAAGCCGAAGCCGGAAATAAGGTAA
- a CDS encoding Lrp/AsnC family transcriptional regulator, which translates to MDKYDRMLLSALLEDGRASYAQLARTVNLSAPAVAERVAKLEASGVITGYQAKVDLAKVGLPIQCVIELRLTNHGSQKVYDALGEIPELTECHRVTGDPCVIMQAAVGSMPELENLINRVAKFGFSKTSIILSSAIERRVPLGQLETNGKNGG; encoded by the coding sequence ATGGACAAATACGACCGCATGCTCCTCAGCGCCCTCCTCGAAGACGGCCGCGCCTCCTACGCGCAACTGGCCCGCACGGTAAACCTCTCCGCCCCCGCCGTGGCCGAACGCGTGGCCAAGCTGGAAGCCAGCGGCGTCATCACCGGGTACCAGGCCAAGGTGGACCTGGCCAAAGTGGGCCTGCCGATTCAGTGCGTAATTGAGCTGCGCCTGACCAATCATGGCAGCCAGAAGGTGTACGACGCCTTGGGCGAGATCCCCGAACTGACGGAATGCCACCGCGTGACGGGCGACCCGTGCGTGATCATGCAAGCGGCGGTGGGGTCGATGCCGGAGTTGGAGAATTTGATCAACCGCGTGGCGAAATTCGGGTTCAGCAAGACCTCGATTATTTTGTCGAGCGCGATAGAACGGCGGGTGCCGTTGGGGCAGTTGGAGACCAATGGAAAAAATGGTGGCTGA
- a CDS encoding 3'-5' exonuclease, translated as MERIAVIDFETTGITPSSHCRATEIAVVILERGQIVDRYQSLMNAGVRVPGFIEQLTGISNAMLRSAPPAERVMNEVNEFVGVTPLLAHNAAFDQKFWDFELSLIRRTRLQKFACSLLLARRLMPSAPNHKLGTLNAFAQLPHTGKAHRAMADAEMAANLTAHLANELRATHGLRELSHDLLCTLQKVPAAKINEHLKKHRGF; from the coding sequence TTGGAACGTATAGCAGTCATCGACTTTGAAACCACCGGCATCACCCCGAGCAGCCACTGCCGGGCCACGGAAATTGCGGTGGTCATCCTCGAGCGCGGCCAGATCGTGGACCGCTACCAGAGCCTGATGAATGCAGGCGTGCGCGTGCCGGGCTTTATCGAGCAACTCACCGGCATCAGCAACGCCATGCTGCGCAGCGCGCCGCCGGCCGAGCGGGTGATGAATGAAGTGAACGAATTCGTCGGCGTTACGCCGCTGCTGGCGCACAATGCTGCGTTCGACCAAAAGTTCTGGGACTTCGAACTGAGCCTGATCCGCCGCACCCGCCTGCAAAAATTCGCCTGCTCCCTGCTGCTGGCGCGCCGCCTGATGCCGTCGGCGCCCAACCACAAGCTCGGCACCCTGAATGCCTTCGCCCAGTTGCCCCACACCGGCAAGGCTCACCGGGCGATGGCGGATGCGGAAATGGCGGCGAACCTCACGGCGCACCTGGCCAATGAACTGCGCGCCACCCACGGTCTGCGCGAGCTGTCCCACGACCTGCTGTGCACGCTGCAGAAAGTGCCGGCGGCGAAGATCAATGAGCACCTGAAAAAACATCGCGGGTTTTGA
- a CDS encoding NYN domain-containing protein, whose product MKKIAVFADVQNLYYTVRQAYGCHFNYAALWADISARGQIVEAYAYAIDRGDSKQQQFQQILRNLGFTVKLKPYIQRADGSAKGDWDVGITLDIMDAADHVDEVVLASGDGDFDMLLERIIQKHGVEAVAYGVPGLTANSLIRAASRYVPIEGALLLK is encoded by the coding sequence GTGAAGAAAATTGCGGTGTTCGCCGATGTACAAAACCTCTACTACACCGTGCGCCAGGCGTATGGCTGCCACTTCAATTACGCGGCGCTGTGGGCCGACATCAGCGCGCGCGGGCAGATTGTCGAGGCGTACGCCTATGCCATCGACCGTGGCGACAGCAAGCAGCAGCAATTCCAGCAGATCCTGCGCAACCTGGGCTTTACGGTAAAGCTCAAACCCTACATCCAGCGCGCCGACGGCTCGGCCAAGGGCGACTGGGACGTGGGCATTACCCTGGACATCATGGACGCCGCCGACCACGTCGACGAAGTGGTGCTGGCTTCCGGTGACGGCGATTTCGACATGCTGCTCGAGCGCATCATCCAAAAGCATGGCGTTGAAGCCGTGGCCTACGGCGTGCCGGGGCTGACGGCCAACTCGCTGATCCGCGCCGCCAGCCGCTACGTGCCGATCGAAGGCGCGCTGCTGCTCAAATAA
- a CDS encoding DUF2076 domain-containing protein, whose translation MNSEEQTLIDGLFSRLQQAETDSASRDALAEARIKEHLARQPAAGYYMTQSILVQEHAIKSLDAQNKQQAQQIQQLQNELQQAKAQAAQPAQSSGGFLSSIFGGGSSRDSQPAQSAAPSSGGWREPARPQFGQPAPQQNYAAPQQNYQQPQQAPAAPIGSGFLGGALKTAAGVAGGVMLAEGISSLFHHNQQPQVVEEIIEQPAPASDQGGWGNDEQRFAGGNDSWGNDNASDSFADNDYSDDSSSFGDDDSYV comes from the coding sequence ATGAACAGCGAAGAGCAAACCCTGATCGATGGACTGTTTTCACGGTTGCAGCAAGCCGAAACGGACTCAGCCTCCCGCGACGCCCTGGCCGAAGCGCGGATCAAGGAGCACCTGGCTCGCCAACCTGCGGCGGGGTACTACATGACCCAGTCGATCCTGGTGCAGGAACACGCGATCAAGAGCCTCGACGCGCAGAACAAGCAGCAGGCGCAGCAGATCCAGCAGTTGCAGAATGAGCTGCAACAAGCCAAAGCACAGGCCGCTCAACCGGCGCAGAGCAGCGGCGGCTTTCTGTCGAGCATCTTCGGGGGTGGCAGCAGTCGCGATTCGCAGCCGGCCCAAAGTGCTGCGCCATCTTCCGGCGGCTGGCGTGAACCGGCCCGGCCTCAGTTTGGCCAGCCTGCACCGCAGCAAAACTACGCGGCCCCGCAGCAGAATTATCAACAGCCGCAGCAGGCGCCCGCCGCGCCCATCGGCAGCGGTTTCCTCGGTGGCGCACTGAAAACCGCCGCCGGCGTGGCCGGTGGTGTGATGCTGGCCGAAGGCATCAGCAGCCTGTTTCACCACAACCAGCAGCCGCAGGTGGTGGAGGAGATCATTGAGCAGCCAGCGCCCGCCAGTGACCAGGGCGGTTGGGGCAACGATGAACAGCGTTTTGCCGGCGGCAATGACAGCTGGGGCAACGATAATGCCTCGGACAGCTTCGCCGACAACGATTATTCCGACGACTCCTCCTCGTTCGGCGACGACGACTCCTACGTCTGA